One genomic window of Bartonella sp. HY038 includes the following:
- a CDS encoding VWA domain-containing protein produces the protein MTNSVEGLRRWRLVLGRYSETGLGSDCKLGGVDIERDQAFDYLYSRELKQRGLRQENAKKSPLGGRDSSGVKPIDWLEQLRGIFPKSVCEVVEGHALHNLGMTELLSDPKTLKTLTPNTDLLRSLMLYKDRANPAIQATIRDIAKKIIEDIKKRLKLRLERAASGRRNRFRRGHLRRMQDFDWRATIRDNLKNYDIVNRRIIADKLRFHSRSRSYFSKTIILCVDQSGSMTSSIIYAAIMASILGGLSSVKTKLVLFDTRIVDMSDQLADPVSVLMSVQLGGGTDIGMAVNYCEQLVEQPRQTIFVLISDFCEGGSPAKLLAAIRRLASAQVTMLGVAALNDDGIVDYDISMAQRLAKAGMEVAALTPDRLADWLGGVISS, from the coding sequence ATGACCAATTCGGTTGAAGGTTTACGCCGTTGGCGCCTTGTGCTTGGCCGCTATAGTGAAACGGGACTAGGCAGTGATTGTAAGCTTGGAGGTGTTGATATTGAGCGCGACCAAGCTTTTGATTATCTTTATTCACGCGAATTAAAACAAAGAGGATTACGCCAGGAAAATGCGAAAAAAAGCCCATTAGGAGGTCGCGATTCAAGTGGTGTTAAGCCAATTGATTGGCTAGAGCAATTGCGTGGGATTTTTCCAAAATCCGTATGTGAAGTGGTTGAAGGGCATGCTTTGCACAATCTTGGCATGACCGAATTATTGAGCGATCCTAAAACTTTAAAAACGTTAACTCCGAACACAGATCTTTTGCGTAGCTTGATGCTTTATAAGGATAGAGCCAATCCCGCTATTCAAGCGACTATTCGCGATATTGCCAAAAAAATTATCGAAGATATAAAAAAGCGCTTAAAACTGCGCTTAGAGCGCGCTGCATCAGGGCGGCGTAATCGTTTTCGGCGCGGCCATTTACGGCGGATGCAGGATTTTGATTGGCGGGCAACCATTCGCGATAATCTTAAAAATTATGATATTGTTAATCGCCGCATTATTGCTGATAAGCTGCGCTTTCATTCGCGATCAAGATCCTATTTCTCCAAGACTATTATTTTATGTGTTGACCAATCGGGATCAATGACCAGCTCTATTATTTATGCCGCTATCATGGCTTCTATTTTAGGTGGTCTTTCATCGGTTAAAACAAAGTTGGTGCTGTTTGATACGCGCATTGTTGATATGAGCGATCAACTTGCTGATCCTGTTTCGGTGCTTATGTCGGTGCAACTTGGTGGTGGTACCGATATTGGCATGGCGGTGAATTATTGTGAGCAATTGGTCGAGCAACCACGCCAAACCATTTTTGTGTTAATTAGCGATTTTTGTGAAGGTGGTTCACCCGCTAAATTATTGGCAGCTATTCGCCGTCTTGCTAGTGCGCAAGTAACAATGCTTGGCGTTGCAGCCCTTAATGATGATGGTATTGTTGATTATGATATAAGCATGGCACAACGCTTGGCAAAGGCTGGTATGGAGGTGGCGGCACTTACACCAGATAGGTTGGCAGATTGGCTAGGGGGAGTTATATCCTCATGA
- a CDS encoding DUF5682 family protein translates to MTKHPSFLYDEKLQITIVPVRHHSPACAFAVRLLLDEIKPKTVLIEGPNHYDRLIDQIIDDGTVPPVAIVTFPSKNALGSSYYPICSHSPEYIGLLWAHQNKVETHFIDLPIFSRFQNDTSDDNDINDDESDEEKQSHIANKFVPLSKDYFDSSDYTKALCQKIGCRDGDELWDQMFETQLGESDWRGLFSGIGVYCDHMRQSTNDELLQRDGTLEREAQMAAIIARESAKKTGPIVIIVGGFHAPVLLDLVRAPQQAKIVETLEESYLIRYGFRQLNALTGYMSGLPFPWYYDRLWQQQNCIVEDETKPSNVFEIIAEKIVIEFIAHLRKDMRHERIAFPALVNALEMANSLAQLRGHKGPMRSDIIDALRTALLKGHEGGEGSGILAEFYSFLTGSTIGAISSKAAVPPLLRDFFAKARVLGIKIDDGEARNRTLDIYRKPKHRAISRFLHGMKFLNVQFASRTAGPDFSNGYATDRLFESWTIQWSPLTEARLIELASESDTLQKSLLLQLFHNITALKENGHGGETASAVRLFINACEAGLSGAAKQILPLIEQEIIADANLVSVVDGLKSVLALWQARKWLALDDEQVVRDLITICYRRAMFLLPNIIHADNEQSMALVDALANLRELLILSEREATKLDGEIFQERIANLLTNTDAPPVIRGAIAALACLNGQISDEQLVERFAGEIQAAYSTSEERVGWLHGVITISRELLWRVSQLMEKADMLLTSFDDDSFLEILPFLRLAFSRLDPDELDRLGKNIGKYYHQEDFLLLHSSLDENTVLQRLALEQDVLAQMQEEQLI, encoded by the coding sequence ATGACAAAACATCCGTCTTTTCTTTATGATGAAAAGTTGCAGATTACCATTGTGCCGGTACGCCATCATAGTCCGGCATGTGCTTTTGCTGTGCGTTTATTACTTGACGAAATCAAGCCTAAAACGGTGCTGATTGAAGGCCCTAATCATTATGATCGCCTTATAGATCAGATCATTGATGATGGCACTGTTCCGCCAGTCGCCATTGTTACTTTTCCCTCTAAAAATGCGTTAGGTAGCAGCTATTATCCAATTTGTAGCCATAGCCCTGAATATATTGGCTTATTATGGGCACACCAAAACAAGGTCGAGACGCATTTTATTGATCTACCCATTTTTTCCCGATTTCAAAATGATACATCTGACGATAATGACATTAACGATGATGAAAGTGATGAAGAAAAACAAAGCCATATTGCCAATAAGTTCGTTCCCTTAAGCAAGGACTATTTTGATAGTAGTGATTATACCAAGGCACTTTGTCAAAAAATTGGTTGCCGCGATGGTGATGAATTATGGGACCAGATGTTTGAAACACAGCTTGGTGAAAGCGATTGGCGCGGTCTATTTTCTGGGATTGGTGTTTATTGTGATCATATGCGTCAATCTACCAATGATGAACTTTTGCAACGTGATGGCACTTTGGAGCGTGAAGCGCAAATGGCGGCAATTATTGCCCGCGAGAGCGCTAAAAAAACTGGTCCGATCGTAATTATTGTTGGTGGTTTCCATGCACCTGTTTTACTGGATTTGGTGCGTGCGCCACAACAAGCAAAGATCGTGGAAACGCTAGAGGAATCATATTTGATCCGCTATGGCTTTCGTCAGTTAAATGCCCTTACGGGTTATATGAGTGGTTTGCCTTTTCCTTGGTATTATGATCGGCTTTGGCAACAACAAAATTGCATTGTTGAAGATGAAACAAAGCCAAGTAACGTTTTTGAGATTATTGCAGAAAAAATTGTAATCGAATTTATTGCGCATTTGCGCAAAGATATGCGCCATGAGCGTATCGCATTTCCAGCTTTAGTAAATGCGTTGGAAATGGCCAATAGCTTGGCGCAGTTGCGTGGCCATAAAGGGCCAATGCGCAGTGATATTATAGATGCTTTACGCACCGCTTTACTAAAAGGGCATGAAGGTGGCGAAGGCAGTGGAATCTTAGCCGAATTTTATTCGTTTTTAACGGGTTCTACCATTGGTGCAATATCGTCAAAAGCAGCTGTGCCACCGCTTTTACGCGATTTTTTTGCTAAAGCGCGTGTGTTAGGTATTAAGATTGATGATGGGGAGGCACGCAATCGTACTCTTGATATTTATCGCAAACCAAAACATCGCGCTATTAGCCGCTTTTTACATGGAATGAAGTTTTTAAATGTGCAATTTGCTAGTCGCACCGCTGGGCCAGATTTTAGCAATGGTTATGCAACAGATCGTTTATTTGAAAGCTGGACCATTCAATGGTCACCCTTGACCGAGGCGCGTTTAATCGAGCTTGCAAGTGAAAGTGACACATTACAAAAATCGCTATTGTTGCAATTATTTCACAATATTACTGCCTTGAAAGAAAATGGGCATGGTGGGGAGACGGCAAGCGCTGTTAGGCTTTTTATTAATGCTTGCGAAGCTGGTTTATCAGGGGCTGCAAAGCAAATATTACCGCTTATTGAACAAGAAATTATTGCAGATGCTAATCTTGTAAGTGTTGTTGATGGGTTAAAATCGGTGCTCGCCTTATGGCAAGCGCGTAAATGGCTGGCTTTGGATGATGAGCAAGTGGTGCGTGATTTAATTACCATTTGCTACCGCCGCGCCATGTTTTTACTACCCAATATTATTCATGCTGACAACGAACAAAGCATGGCTCTTGTTGATGCATTAGCGAATTTACGGGAATTGCTTATTTTAAGTGAACGGGAAGCAACAAAGCTTGATGGGGAAATATTTCAGGAAAGAATTGCAAATTTACTCACTAATACCGATGCGCCGCCCGTCATACGTGGTGCTATTGCCGCCCTTGCTTGTCTTAATGGCCAAATAAGTGATGAACAATTGGTTGAGCGTTTTGCAGGGGAAATACAGGCAGCTTATAGCACGAGTGAAGAGCGCGTTGGTTGGCTTCATGGGGTGATTACGATTTCGCGTGAATTATTATGGCGTGTATCGCAATTAATGGAAAAGGCAGATATGCTGCTGACGAGTTTTGATGACGATAGTTTCCTTGAAATATTACCCTTTTTGCGCTTGGCCTTTAGCCGCTTGGATCCAGATGAATTGGATCGGCTTGGTAAAAATATTGGTAAATATTATCATCAGGAAGATTTTTTATTGCTTCATTCTAGCCTTGATGAAAACACGGTATTACAACGATTGGCTCTTGAGCAAGATGTATTGGCGCAAATGCAGGAGGAGCAGCTTATATGA
- a CDS encoding DUF4132 domain-containing protein, with amino-acid sequence MNSLKLGSNLTVEDTPPKVSLDRYRITSGLNSMRMGDLTLAPALCDYIETGKNEAILLQARGKATTTYCNLHNGKILYALNYKWQPLAFIRLGKVLASLSPITSTNYKMRGTSISPDWWRYSVYYLQNLDHSSIAAASDELYALIQKPGKLLLELADIGGLGVEDIFDVFIHNYNGYRNEVILKDFYGIEDWFIENRQTIISLAKKLPSNNMIEFCVSLYKLNLVEPFTDFLIEETMSKSKTVRQKALLSLNHADKIILKERILQLFPTQPSANQILLVNAVIVLFNEQAKSILEIWKNDKNPPKLKKTIEEQLNFQNATAHSAQQDFSNSGGSYLALDGSIVTIPAYDKAKEQVHFAINPIDESYFLPVFDALANYNHHFDKSLARRNPNDKWHWTKNAKKLDKQQVNKELHAILSGSLDKALSSHNLFDTHQKRNFDTSGLKEFAQCKDLSLYQLMLLLNMEHYVDHLSNLSTFGENIFGPVILKKMREIGDWRVLNHICIKQQRRPILEHLLTAMECYDLPLIPFIKAEDLWTLVAENLDLLDQAFNIAPPIDNVSYRFDIAFYLLTLLPKVPMRYATALILMVTGNNLNGNRITRQERQQARTLLAASPQLDPAISGLLENEQKEIRIKAADWLKSRKAVSQIPALQAALKKEKNDAVRGALLSALQHLGDDISSHFVAEKLLSEAQKRLEKAKGKELDWFPFSQLPQVTWNNGNAVDPLIIRWLLILATKLKQPQGNPMITLWLDQFTKESAHTLGAFIVEAWIAYDTPMTTNEEATSFAIAHIDQRLQTNLQLVKAAPQSASFYTTDRDLLFEELRHEKLGKYKQSAIDSKGILALATRTDGAIIAAIGSSYIKKHGKRTAQAKAIIDMLAGNPAPAAIQAILAAATRTKQKTVQDHARQAINDIAEQYGWTLDELADRTIPTAGLDDNGEAELACGKGRIFKLKLNEQGNLIIFNDKGSQIKSLPTASNALESQEINEAKKFIANAQKEIKQVGTVQTERLFEAMCLERVWSVEEWQNYLFNHPVMRKIICGLIWIGMDNDGKPLLTFRPMEDGSFTDSSDEAVDLNKVSTIKLAHINLLNNEEGNAWRHHKKDYALTPPFRQLREDLPTISNSIKQQFEITDRIGFMVESNSLRNVANKLGYQRGDVVDGGYFTNYIRRHTCLNLVASINFTGNILPEKNISAALTSLCFYKMSNNKYSANMEITLEEVPPVLLAETYADYHAMAAAGTGFDKDWEAKSELY; translated from the coding sequence ATGAACAGCTTAAAGCTAGGCAGCAATTTGACTGTTGAAGATACGCCACCCAAAGTTTCATTGGATCGCTACCGGATTACCTCTGGATTAAATAGTATGCGCATGGGAGATTTAACTTTAGCACCAGCCTTATGTGATTACATAGAAACTGGCAAAAATGAAGCAATCTTGCTCCAAGCTAGAGGTAAGGCTACAACAACCTATTGCAACCTACATAATGGCAAAATACTATATGCATTAAATTATAAATGGCAACCATTAGCTTTTATACGCTTAGGCAAAGTTTTAGCTTCATTATCGCCAATAACAAGTACAAATTATAAGATGCGCGGCACTAGCATATCACCAGATTGGTGGCGTTATAGCGTATATTACTTGCAAAATTTAGATCATAGCTCAATTGCGGCTGCCTCTGATGAATTATATGCATTAATTCAAAAACCCGGAAAACTTTTGTTAGAATTGGCTGATATTGGCGGCTTAGGCGTTGAAGATATTTTTGACGTATTTATTCACAACTATAATGGTTATCGCAATGAAGTAATCCTAAAAGACTTCTACGGCATTGAAGATTGGTTCATAGAAAATAGACAAACGATCATCTCTCTCGCCAAGAAACTTCCAAGCAATAATATGATTGAATTTTGCGTTTCTCTTTACAAATTGAATCTCGTCGAACCTTTTACTGATTTCCTAATTGAAGAAACAATGAGTAAAAGCAAAACTGTTCGCCAAAAAGCATTACTTTCACTAAACCATGCTGATAAAATCATATTAAAAGAACGCATATTGCAGCTTTTTCCAACACAGCCGAGTGCGAACCAAATTTTATTAGTAAATGCAGTGATCGTACTTTTTAACGAGCAAGCAAAATCAATATTGGAAATATGGAAAAACGATAAAAATCCACCCAAACTTAAAAAAACAATTGAAGAGCAGTTAAACTTCCAAAACGCCACTGCGCACTCAGCTCAACAAGATTTTTCAAATAGTGGCGGTTCCTATCTTGCTTTAGATGGCAGTATCGTCACTATTCCTGCTTATGACAAGGCAAAGGAACAAGTCCATTTCGCTATTAATCCTATTGATGAAAGCTATTTTTTACCGGTTTTTGATGCACTTGCAAATTATAATCACCATTTTGATAAATCCTTGGCAAGACGAAATCCAAACGATAAATGGCATTGGACTAAAAACGCAAAAAAACTTGACAAACAGCAGGTCAATAAAGAGCTGCACGCTATTTTATCGGGAAGTTTAGATAAAGCCTTATCGAGCCATAACTTATTTGACACCCATCAAAAGCGCAATTTTGATACCTCAGGCTTGAAAGAATTTGCGCAATGTAAAGACCTTTCGCTTTACCAACTCATGCTATTGTTAAATATGGAACATTATGTTGATCATTTATCGAATTTAAGCACTTTTGGGGAAAATATTTTTGGTCCTGTTATTTTAAAAAAAATGCGTGAAATTGGCGATTGGCGAGTTTTAAACCATATTTGTATTAAACAACAAAGACGCCCAATTTTGGAGCACCTTTTAACTGCAATGGAATGTTATGATTTGCCCCTTATTCCATTTATAAAGGCTGAAGATCTTTGGACGCTTGTTGCCGAAAATCTTGATCTTCTTGACCAAGCCTTTAATATTGCTCCTCCAATTGATAATGTCAGCTATCGTTTTGATATTGCATTTTATCTACTAACACTATTACCCAAAGTTCCAATGCGTTATGCGACAGCCCTCATACTGATGGTGACTGGTAACAACTTGAATGGCAATAGGATAACTCGGCAAGAAAGACAGCAAGCTCGTACGTTATTAGCAGCCTCACCACAGCTTGATCCTGCTATTTCAGGGCTTTTAGAAAATGAACAAAAAGAAATACGCATTAAAGCAGCCGATTGGCTAAAAAGCCGTAAAGCCGTTTCGCAAATTCCTGCTTTGCAAGCAGCACTTAAAAAAGAAAAAAATGATGCAGTACGCGGAGCACTTCTTTCTGCACTTCAACATTTAGGTGATGATATTTCCAGCCACTTTGTAGCAGAAAAATTACTAAGCGAGGCACAAAAGAGATTGGAAAAGGCCAAGGGAAAAGAACTTGATTGGTTTCCTTTTTCCCAATTACCGCAGGTTACTTGGAACAACGGCAATGCCGTTGACCCTCTGATTATCCGTTGGCTATTAATCCTTGCCACAAAGTTAAAGCAACCGCAAGGCAATCCGATGATAACCTTGTGGCTTGATCAATTTACAAAAGAAAGCGCCCATACCCTTGGGGCTTTCATTGTGGAAGCGTGGATTGCCTATGACACGCCAATGACAACCAATGAAGAAGCGACAAGTTTTGCTATAGCTCATATTGATCAGCGCTTACAAACCAATTTACAATTAGTTAAGGCAGCACCACAATCTGCATCTTTCTATACAACCGACCGCGATTTACTATTTGAAGAACTTCGCCATGAAAAATTAGGCAAATACAAACAAAGCGCGATTGACAGTAAGGGTATTTTAGCCCTCGCAACCCGTACTGATGGCGCAATCATTGCAGCCATTGGCAGTAGCTATATTAAAAAACATGGCAAGCGCACCGCCCAAGCCAAAGCAATCATTGACATGCTGGCAGGAAATCCGGCCCCTGCTGCTATCCAAGCAATTTTAGCGGCAGCAACCCGCACCAAACAAAAAACGGTGCAAGACCATGCACGCCAAGCCATTAATGACATTGCTGAGCAGTATGGTTGGACCTTAGACGAATTGGCTGATCGCACTATTCCAACGGCAGGGCTTGATGATAATGGCGAAGCAGAGCTTGCTTGTGGCAAGGGGCGAATTTTTAAACTTAAACTCAATGAGCAAGGCAATCTTATTATTTTTAACGATAAGGGCAGCCAAATAAAAAGCTTGCCAACCGCAAGTAATGCGCTTGAAAGCCAAGAGATTAATGAGGCCAAAAAATTTATAGCCAATGCGCAAAAGGAAATAAAGCAAGTTGGCACAGTACAAACAGAGCGGCTTTTTGAGGCCATGTGCTTGGAGCGTGTTTGGTCGGTTGAAGAATGGCAAAACTATCTTTTCAACCACCCTGTAATGCGGAAAATTATCTGCGGACTTATTTGGATTGGTATGGATAATGATGGAAAACCACTATTAACATTTAGACCAATGGAGGATGGCAGCTTTACCGATAGTAGTGATGAAGCGGTTGATTTAAATAAAGTATCAACTATTAAACTTGCCCATATTAACTTGCTAAATAATGAAGAAGGCAATGCTTGGCGTCACCATAAAAAAGATTATGCATTAACGCCGCCTTTTAGGCAATTGCGTGAAGATTTACCAACCATATCGAACAGTATAAAGCAGCAATTCGAAATTACCGATCGCATCGGCTTTATGGTTGAAAGCAATAGCTTGCGTAACGTGGCTAACAAGCTTGGCTATCAGCGCGGCGATGTTGTTGATGGCGGTTATTTCACGAATTATATTCGCCGCCATACATGCCTTAACCTTGTTGCTAGCATTAATTTTACCGGCAATATTTTGCCTGAAAAAAATATATCAGCGGCTTTAACTAGCCTTTGCTTTTATAAAATGAGCAATAATAAATATTCTGCAAATATGGAAATCACTTTGGAAGAAGTTCCACCCGTTTTACTTGCTGAAACTTATGCCGATTATCATGCTATGGCAGCCGCAGGAACTGGTTTTGACAAGGATTGGGAAGCCAAATCTGAACTTTATTAA
- a CDS encoding GntR family transcriptional regulator yields the protein MSEKFGGDEQTVLLSERIRNALSDEITDGTLPPGSDLDEQQLAIKYGVSRTPVREALRHLEANGLAEKRGRRGLIVTPLTAERIMDMFEATAEIEAVCVRLATYRMTPLERCTLMELHEQSHDMVINNKIDDYDRMNRKFHEKIYHATHNRFLEEQAIAIRSKLSAFRRLQLHENNRISRSRQEHDMVMQAISQGDGEKAALYMRAHMLNAATALAHYIEQRINKEAT from the coding sequence ATGAGTGAAAAATTTGGTGGCGATGAACAAACGGTTTTATTATCCGAACGCATTAGAAATGCTTTAAGCGATGAAATCACCGATGGCACCCTGCCACCAGGCTCTGATTTGGACGAGCAGCAACTTGCAATAAAATATGGCGTTTCGCGCACCCCCGTGCGCGAAGCTTTACGTCATTTGGAGGCCAATGGCCTTGCTGAAAAACGCGGCCGGCGCGGTCTTATTGTTACACCGCTAACTGCTGAGCGCATTATGGACATGTTTGAAGCAACGGCTGAAATTGAAGCGGTCTGCGTTCGCCTTGCCACTTATAGAATGACACCGCTTGAGCGGTGTACCTTAATGGAACTTCATGAACAATCACACGACATGGTCATTAACAATAAAATCGATGATTATGACCGCATGAACCGTAAGTTTCATGAAAAAATCTATCATGCCACCCATAATCGGTTTTTAGAAGAACAGGCCATTGCTATTCGCTCCAAATTAAGTGCTTTTCGCCGCCTGCAATTGCACGAAAACAATCGTATTAGTAGATCTCGCCAAGAACATGATATGGTTATGCAAGCCATATCACAAGGCGATGGTGAAAAAGCTGCTCTTTACATGCGCGCCCATATGTTAAATGCCGCCACCGCACTTGCCCATTATATTGAACAGCGCATCAATAAAGAGGCAACTTAA
- a CDS encoding AAA family ATPase — MEKKASLRQPAEEIYADELQSLKSLDDLPKPKGWLLSPRFVRCFIVGDEKKGISRKIYGEDSLIDRAIVSLMSAQGLMLAGEPGTAKSLLSELLAAAISGHSGLIVQGSAGTSEDHIRYSWNYALLLAEGPSERALVASPIFSAMKEGRIVRFEEITRCPPEVQDALISIMSEKSLAIPELGSNDALRAAPGFNIIATANLRDRGVNEMSSALKRRFNFEIVHPISDGEQERALVRQQLDARLAPLGIEVSNIDATIDILVETFQDLRTGRTREGIALTKPDAVMSTAEAVNVMQAAALEAAFLDNGSVSGAHIAHQIQGVILKDEPEDGKRFKAYIDYIVKDRAGKKGPWREFYSAARALKLT, encoded by the coding sequence ATGGAAAAAAAGGCCAGTTTGCGGCAACCTGCTGAAGAAATCTATGCGGATGAATTGCAAAGCTTAAAAAGCCTTGATGATTTACCAAAGCCGAAAGGTTGGCTGTTGTCGCCGCGTTTTGTTCGGTGTTTCATTGTTGGTGATGAAAAAAAGGGCATTTCCCGTAAGATTTATGGCGAAGATAGTTTAATTGATCGTGCTATTGTTTCCTTGATGAGTGCGCAAGGGCTGATGTTGGCAGGAGAGCCGGGCACGGCAAAATCGCTACTATCAGAATTATTAGCCGCCGCCATTAGCGGTCATTCAGGGCTTATTGTGCAAGGTTCTGCTGGTACCAGTGAAGATCATATTCGCTATTCATGGAATTATGCTTTGCTGCTTGCTGAAGGGCCAAGTGAACGAGCGCTGGTTGCTTCCCCGATTTTTTCAGCTATGAAAGAAGGGCGCATCGTCCGCTTTGAAGAAATTACCCGTTGCCCGCCGGAAGTGCAAGATGCGCTGATTTCTATCATGTCCGAAAAATCTTTAGCAATACCTGAACTTGGTTCAAATGATGCTTTGCGTGCAGCGCCGGGGTTTAATATTATTGCAACGGCCAATTTACGTGATCGCGGCGTAAATGAAATGTCGAGCGCTTTAAAAAGACGTTTTAATTTTGAAATTGTTCATCCAATCAGTGATGGCGAGCAAGAGCGCGCCTTGGTGCGCCAACAGCTTGATGCGAGGTTAGCGCCGCTTGGCATTGAGGTTAGCAATATAGATGCAACAATAGATATTTTGGTTGAAACTTTTCAGGATTTGCGCACTGGCCGCACGCGTGAGGGGATAGCGCTCACCAAACCTGATGCGGTTATGTCAACGGCAGAAGCGGTAAATGTTATGCAAGCAGCCGCGCTGGAAGCGGCCTTTTTGGATAATGGCAGTGTATCGGGCGCCCATATCGCCCACCAAATACAAGGGGTTATTTTAAAAGATGAGCCGGAGGATGGCAAAAGATTTAAAGCCTATATTGATTATATAGTTAAAGATCGCGCCGGTAAAAAAGGCCCTTGGAGGGAATTTTACAGCGCAGCGCGAGCCTTAAAACTCACATGA